A region from the Aphis gossypii isolate Hap1 chromosome 1, ASM2018417v2, whole genome shotgun sequence genome encodes:
- the LOC126549233 gene encoding ATP-dependent DNA helicase pif1-like codes for MIYKSVDSATNQDDVVNYPPEFLNSLDLPGLPPHNLQLKVGSVVIMLRNINQPRLCNGTRLAIKKLLNNVIEATILKGKYKGEDVLIPRIPMIPTDVPFEFKRLQFPVRLAFAMTINKSQGQSLSVCGINLENPCFSHGQLYVACSRVGKPSDLFIYAPGNQTRNIVYHKVLQ; via the coding sequence ATGATATATAAATCAGTTGATTCGGCTACTAATCAAGATGATGTAGTCAACTATCCACCGGAATTTTTAAACTCGCTGGATTTGCCAGGATTGCCACCTCACAATCTTCAATTAAAGGTTGGATCGGTGGTTATAATGTTGCGAAATATCAACCAACCGCGTCTTTGCAACGGTACACGGttagcgataaaaaaattactaaacaatGTGATAGAAGCAACTATACTCAAAGGAAAGTATAAAGGAGAAGATGTTCTCATACCGCGCATCCCAATGATTCCGACTGATGTGCCATTTGAGTTTAAACGACTACAGTTTCCAGTGCGTCTTGCTTTTGCTATGACTATAAACAAGTCCCAGGGGCAATCATTAAGTGTTTGTGGTATTAATCTAGAAAACCCATGTTTCTCACATGGTCAATTGTATGTTGCCTGTTCCCGTGTTGGAAAACCATCAGATTTGTTTATCTATGCGCCAGGTAATCAAACAAGAAACATCGTATACCACAAAGtactacaatga